The Streptomyces sp. DH-12 genome has a window encoding:
- a CDS encoding cytochrome P450 yields MTTLAPAPTERYLLAPDLVADPYGHLDALRESDPVQWSPLHHAWLVTGYDEVMRCLRDRAVSADRVRPLMDAVPQGAREDAERAFSILSRWMVFNDPPQHRRLRQVFQEAFAARAVARYSAFTEKVTRAVLTRKAAPGHSGDLMADVAKPLPALVFARWLGIPPTDGPSFWYWNARVADLVLGTAQEESEYRASLQALVSLEDYLGALVERRRAEPGDDLISQVLAEGRVGGTVSEQEFVGMLTQMAFAGGETTSNLIANTVLALHTRPDQLAAVRAEPDLAQGAVEETLRLDGPSKMSIRTAAQDLELGGHTLRTGDRIFLVTAAANRDPARFPDPGRFDVTRSGATHLGFGFGAHFCIGAALARLVAVCAVRTLVCERPGLALADPARLSWQPSLLNRSLTALPVHY; encoded by the coding sequence ATGACCACCCTCGCCCCCGCCCCCACCGAGCGCTACCTCCTCGCCCCCGACCTGGTCGCCGACCCCTACGGCCATCTGGACGCCCTGCGCGAGAGCGACCCCGTGCAGTGGAGCCCGCTCCACCACGCCTGGCTCGTCACCGGCTACGACGAGGTCATGCGCTGCCTGCGCGACCGCGCCGTCTCCGCCGACCGGGTCCGCCCCCTGATGGACGCCGTGCCGCAGGGAGCCCGCGAGGACGCCGAGCGCGCCTTCTCCATCCTGTCCCGCTGGATGGTCTTCAACGACCCGCCCCAGCACCGCCGGCTGCGCCAGGTCTTCCAAGAGGCCTTCGCCGCCCGCGCCGTCGCCCGCTACAGCGCCTTCACCGAGAAGGTCACCCGGGCCGTCCTCACCCGCAAAGCCGCTCCCGGCCACAGCGGCGACCTCATGGCCGACGTCGCCAAACCGCTGCCCGCCCTCGTCTTCGCCCGCTGGCTCGGCATCCCGCCCACCGACGGCCCCTCCTTCTGGTACTGGAACGCCCGCGTCGCCGACCTCGTGCTCGGCACCGCCCAGGAGGAGAGCGAGTACCGGGCCTCCCTCCAGGCACTGGTGAGCCTGGAGGACTACCTCGGCGCGCTCGTCGAACGGCGGCGCGCCGAGCCCGGCGACGACCTCATCAGCCAGGTCCTCGCCGAGGGCCGCGTCGGCGGCACCGTCAGCGAGCAGGAGTTCGTCGGCATGCTCACCCAGATGGCTTTCGCCGGCGGGGAGACCACCAGCAACCTCATCGCCAACACCGTCCTGGCCCTGCACACCCGCCCCGACCAGCTCGCCGCCGTCCGCGCCGAACCGGACCTGGCCCAGGGCGCCGTGGAGGAGACCCTGCGCCTGGACGGGCCGTCGAAGATGTCCATCCGCACCGCCGCCCAGGACCTCGAACTCGGCGGCCACACCCTGCGCACGGGCGACCGGATCTTCCTCGTCACCGCCGCCGCCAACCGCGACCCCGCCCGCTTCCCCGACCCGGGCCGCTTCGACGTCACCCGCAGCGGCGCGACCCACCTCGGCTTCGGCTTCGGCGCCCACTTCTGCATCGGCGCCGCGCTCGCCCGCCTCGTCGCCGTGTGCGCCGTGCGCACACTCGTGTGCGAGCGGCCCGGCCTCGCCCTCGCCGACCCCGCACGGCTCTCCTGGCAGCCGTCCCTGCTCAACCGCAGCCTCACCGCCCTGCCCGTCCACTACTGA
- a CDS encoding peptidase E, translating to MTAPEPTIVATSGGFRPGRRTRVLFDALVHHAVDLSGVHGRRPRVLHVGTAAGDAEMVAARVSEAARVAGYDLTPLQLFPMPNVEDVEATVLDHDVVWVGGGSVANLLAVWRVHGLDAIMRRAWRSGVVLAGVSAGSICWYQGGTTDSFGPDLRAVTDGLALLPYGNGVHYDSDEGRRPLLHRLVANGTFTEAHCTDDGVGLVYRGTRLVEAVAELPRKAAYVVRREDGRAVEERIEPRLLPSA from the coding sequence GTGACAGCGCCCGAACCCACCATCGTCGCCACCTCAGGCGGCTTCCGCCCCGGCCGGCGCACGCGGGTGCTCTTCGACGCCCTGGTGCACCACGCGGTCGACCTCTCCGGCGTGCACGGCCGACGGCCGCGCGTCCTCCATGTGGGGACGGCGGCGGGCGACGCCGAGATGGTCGCGGCACGGGTCTCCGAGGCGGCCCGGGTGGCGGGCTACGACCTCACTCCGCTCCAGCTGTTCCCCATGCCCAACGTCGAGGACGTCGAGGCCACGGTGCTCGACCACGACGTGGTGTGGGTGGGGGGCGGTTCGGTGGCCAACCTGCTCGCCGTGTGGCGGGTCCACGGCCTGGACGCGATCATGCGGCGCGCCTGGCGGTCCGGGGTGGTGCTCGCCGGGGTGAGCGCCGGCTCCATCTGCTGGTACCAGGGCGGCACCACCGACTCCTTCGGCCCCGACCTGCGCGCCGTCACCGACGGACTCGCGCTGCTCCCCTACGGCAACGGCGTGCACTACGACTCCGACGAGGGCCGCCGCCCGCTGCTCCACCGGCTGGTCGCCAACGGCACGTTCACCGAGGCCCACTGCACCGACGACGGGGTGGGCCTGGTCTACCGCGGCACCCGACTCGTCGAGGCCGTGGCGGAGTTGCCGCGTAAGGCGGCGTATGTGGTGCGGCGGGAGGACGGCCGGGCCGTGGAGGAGCGGATCGAGCCGCGTTTGCTTCCGTCGGCGTGA
- a CDS encoding response regulator transcription factor codes for MTATLTASPVTATSSGATVTTTPAVVVRVVPAPRAERVRALAERAGLRSAADEPAPCVAVTVIVAADVDQALRAPRPHGPVLFVCDSVAPEDRRRILRAGAVVIDAAELSEESLLRAVHRAAYPHPSIPYPELSGALSTRGRADGPTRRRLPALTARQTSVLRLMAEGHGNADIALLLGCSEHTVKNVIYELMTRLQARNRAHAVAHAVRQGLV; via the coding sequence GTGACCGCCACCCTGACGGCGTCGCCCGTCACCGCGACGTCCTCCGGCGCCACGGTCACGACCACCCCCGCCGTCGTGGTGCGGGTGGTGCCGGCGCCGCGCGCGGAACGGGTCCGCGCGCTCGCCGAACGCGCCGGACTCCGGTCCGCCGCCGACGAGCCGGCCCCCTGCGTCGCGGTCACCGTGATCGTCGCCGCCGACGTGGACCAGGCGTTGCGCGCGCCGCGCCCGCACGGGCCCGTCCTGTTCGTCTGCGACAGCGTCGCCCCCGAGGACCGGCGACGGATCCTGCGCGCCGGAGCGGTCGTCATCGACGCAGCCGAACTGTCCGAGGAGAGCCTGCTCAGAGCCGTCCACCGGGCCGCGTACCCCCATCCGAGCATCCCCTACCCGGAGTTGTCCGGAGCGCTGAGCACCAGAGGCCGTGCGGACGGTCCGACGCGCCGGAGACTGCCGGCCCTGACCGCACGGCAGACGTCCGTCCTGCGGCTCATGGCCGAGGGCCACGGCAACGCGGACATCGCGCTGCTCCTCGGCTGTTCCGAGCACACCGTCAAGAACGTCATCTACGAGCTGATGACCCGGCTCCAGGCCCGCAACCGCGCCCACGCGGTCGCCCACGCGGTACGCCAGGGCCTGGTCTGA
- a CDS encoding LuxR family transcriptional regulator: MRSHTPSLVGRDLQLTQLERSLADARQGMGSVVFLVGEAGVGKSRLAAEAVGQAVGSGMRVLRGRSSTTGPAVPFRPLTEALMSLFRGGDPMDDLALGPYRPVLGRLIPDWDTGERDSSSMVILGEAVLRLLIAAGRGQGLLLLLEDLHDADPETLGVLEYLVDNLAYTPVLLVATVRTDISDALDLAQSARRRGAATVVELPPLSRPQVHEVIAAQLGVDSPGDVPAEVLDRLWEDSAGSPYLVEELLQSMIGSGTLVQGPGGWRAVGDLRRDVSSTLARGILRRIDRLGAQGLTLMSAAAVLGRRFPLSVLQRVTGVDDRTLLGHLHAGVAARLVVPDEPAPDWYSFRHSPTLEALFTQMTPGQRAELARRGAQAVEELHPALEGDWCALAAGLRCEAGDRVEAGLLYADAGGRALAAGALNSAVTLLSRAESLLAEGGDPQARAAALENLLPALAEAGDFARAFDLVDDLHALCGEGLSPVRLATLHARLAKVAHTAGRWSDGNRQVLRAREVLAGTPDEATAAAVDVTAAYLALDTPGPDRTQHAEKLARSAADTAERHGLPIVACQAWELLATVARERDPQESEAMLGQAMSAAERHRLPLQRMYAATRMGGNAWLAEGDTGGLLSAREEALRLGSVNIVHTVDGILVLDAVLRGRDDTARSAAAECLAVVRRLRLAPAVRYVVMAQATLEAHRGDRQAMEATLAAFTEWDGAGSQEEPLTRGLAGAFCALLEENRELAREELAAVQAMEADNPSTYHLGGTHGLGLLLDVLEGDAGRARHAEITATATARMRWNRQFVHLAEAVLLGREGAGADAAATVERALAAAEPYPVAQHLGLRLIADAAHQDGWGDPVGWLRRAEHHFHERDIAAVTGACRAGLRRLGAPVHQHRSGTSGIPEQLRTQGVTVREFDVFRLLAERLSNKDIADRLFISPRTAEKHIASLITKTGAANRADLCARSAALRSG, from the coding sequence ATGCGTTCCCATACGCCTTCCCTGGTCGGGCGGGACCTCCAACTCACCCAGCTCGAGCGCTCCCTGGCCGACGCCAGGCAGGGCATGGGCAGCGTCGTCTTCCTGGTCGGCGAGGCCGGGGTCGGCAAGTCCCGGCTCGCGGCGGAGGCGGTGGGCCAGGCCGTGGGCTCCGGGATGCGGGTGCTGCGTGGCCGGAGCAGCACCACCGGTCCCGCCGTGCCGTTCCGGCCGCTCACCGAGGCGCTGATGTCGCTGTTCCGCGGTGGCGATCCCATGGACGACCTCGCGCTCGGCCCCTACCGTCCGGTGCTGGGGCGGCTGATCCCGGACTGGGACACCGGGGAACGCGACAGCAGTTCCATGGTCATCCTCGGCGAGGCCGTGCTGCGGCTGCTCATCGCGGCCGGCCGCGGCCAGGGGCTGCTGCTGCTCCTGGAGGATCTGCACGACGCCGACCCCGAGACGCTCGGCGTCCTGGAGTACCTGGTCGACAACCTGGCCTACACGCCCGTGCTCCTGGTGGCGACGGTGCGCACCGACATCAGCGACGCGCTGGACCTCGCGCAGTCGGCCCGCCGTCGCGGGGCCGCCACCGTGGTGGAACTGCCGCCGCTGTCCCGGCCGCAGGTGCACGAGGTGATCGCCGCCCAGCTCGGCGTGGACAGCCCGGGCGACGTCCCCGCCGAGGTCCTCGACCGACTGTGGGAGGACAGTGCGGGCAGTCCTTACCTCGTCGAGGAACTGCTCCAGTCCATGATCGGCTCGGGCACCCTGGTGCAGGGTCCCGGTGGCTGGCGTGCCGTCGGCGATCTGCGCCGTGACGTTTCCTCAACGCTGGCGCGCGGCATCCTGCGCCGGATCGACCGGCTCGGCGCACAGGGGCTGACGCTGATGTCGGCCGCCGCGGTCCTGGGCCGTCGTTTCCCGCTCTCGGTGCTCCAGCGTGTCACCGGGGTCGACGACCGGACCCTGCTGGGCCATCTCCACGCCGGTGTCGCCGCCCGCCTGGTGGTCCCCGACGAACCCGCGCCCGACTGGTACTCCTTCCGCCACTCCCCCACGCTGGAGGCCCTGTTCACGCAGATGACGCCGGGACAGCGCGCGGAGCTGGCCCGGCGGGGCGCCCAGGCCGTGGAAGAGCTGCACCCGGCACTGGAGGGCGACTGGTGTGCGCTGGCGGCCGGTCTGCGCTGCGAGGCCGGCGACCGGGTCGAGGCGGGACTGCTCTACGCCGACGCCGGTGGTCGCGCCCTGGCCGCGGGCGCCCTGAACTCGGCGGTGACCCTGCTCAGCCGGGCCGAGTCGCTGCTCGCCGAGGGGGGTGATCCGCAGGCGCGGGCCGCCGCCCTGGAGAACCTTCTCCCCGCGCTCGCCGAGGCCGGTGACTTCGCGCGCGCCTTCGACCTGGTCGACGACCTGCACGCGCTCTGCGGAGAAGGACTGAGCCCCGTCCGGCTGGCGACGCTGCACGCCCGGCTGGCCAAGGTGGCGCACACGGCGGGGCGGTGGAGCGACGGCAACCGGCAGGTCCTCCGCGCCCGCGAGGTGCTGGCGGGCACCCCCGACGAGGCCACCGCGGCGGCCGTGGACGTCACCGCCGCCTACCTCGCCCTGGACACCCCCGGCCCCGACCGGACCCAGCACGCGGAGAAGCTGGCCCGTTCCGCCGCCGACACGGCCGAGCGCCACGGGCTGCCGATCGTCGCCTGCCAGGCCTGGGAACTGCTCGCCACGGTCGCGCGCGAGCGGGATCCGCAGGAGTCGGAGGCCATGCTCGGACAGGCGATGTCCGCGGCCGAGCGGCACCGGCTGCCGTTGCAGCGCATGTACGCGGCGACCCGCATGGGCGGGAACGCCTGGCTGGCCGAGGGCGACACCGGCGGGCTGCTGTCGGCCCGTGAGGAGGCGTTGCGGCTGGGTTCGGTGAACATCGTGCACACCGTCGACGGCATCCTCGTCCTGGACGCCGTGCTGCGCGGTCGGGACGACACGGCGCGTTCCGCCGCCGCGGAGTGCCTGGCCGTCGTGCGCCGGCTGCGGCTGGCCCCGGCCGTGCGGTACGTGGTGATGGCGCAGGCCACGCTGGAGGCGCACCGCGGTGACCGGCAGGCCATGGAGGCGACGCTGGCGGCGTTCACCGAGTGGGACGGGGCCGGTTCGCAGGAGGAGCCGCTCACCAGGGGCCTGGCCGGCGCGTTCTGCGCGCTGCTCGAGGAGAACCGGGAGCTGGCCCGCGAGGAGTTGGCGGCGGTGCAGGCCATGGAGGCGGACAACCCCTCCACCTACCATCTCGGCGGCACCCACGGACTGGGGCTCCTGCTGGACGTGCTGGAGGGTGACGCCGGCCGGGCCCGGCACGCGGAGATCACGGCGACGGCGACGGCCCGCATGCGCTGGAACCGGCAGTTCGTCCACCTCGCCGAGGCCGTCCTGCTGGGCCGGGAGGGGGCCGGCGCGGACGCGGCGGCCACCGTGGAGCGGGCGCTGGCGGCGGCGGAGCCGTATCCGGTGGCCCAGCACCTGGGGCTGCGGCTGATCGCGGACGCCGCGCACCAGGACGGCTGGGGGGATCCGGTGGGTTGGCTGCGGCGCGCCGAACACCACTTCCACGAGCGGGACATCGCGGCCGTCACCGGCGCCTGCCGGGCGGGGCTGCGCCGTCTGGGCGCCCCGGTGCACCAGCACCGCAGCGGCACCAGCGGCATTCCCGAGCAGCTGCGCACGCAAGGGGTGACGGTCCGGGAGTTCGACGTGTTCCGGCTGCTGGCGGAGCGGCTCAGCAACAAGGACATCGCGGATCGGCTGTTCATCTCGCCCCGGACGGCGGAGAAGCACATCGCCAGCCTGATCACCAAGACGGGGGCGGCCAACCGCGCGGACCTGTGCGCGCGGTCGGCCGCCCTGCGCTCGGGCTGA
- a CDS encoding MFS transporter translates to MATTLAADRPRLWAPARHRSFRLLWTGQALSLLGDGFSVVAFSWITLSLTGSTLTLGYVLAFQAVPRALLTLVGGTLGDTWSTRTLMVASSWTRSALMAAVGIAGLTGHLTVWMLCAAAAAFGAVDAFFQPARVSILPSVVDKELLAPANALLGAGARTAAVLGPAVGGVVIALTEAPVAFLVDAVCFALCGLCVARIRTRPRPDTPKAAPEEKGPSLGARIREGVTFTLRDPRLRTIVALDTAVNFCYAGPFTVGFATLADQVLRGGSATLGVLNGALAGGAVLGTLVGGAVGGRPRVGLLVAGLAGWLGAGMAVLGLAQSTPVVIATVLTMGFAIGYQGVFGLSWIQRNIPQDVLTRVVSVDMVLGYAAAPLSLILCGALAGTGHLALFGVVAAVLAVTGLAVLGSRAVREMR, encoded by the coding sequence ATGGCCACGACCCTCGCCGCGGACCGCCCACGGCTGTGGGCGCCCGCCCGGCACCGTTCCTTCCGCCTGCTGTGGACGGGGCAGGCGCTCTCCCTGCTCGGCGACGGATTCAGCGTCGTCGCCTTCTCCTGGATCACCCTGAGCCTGACCGGCTCCACCCTCACCCTGGGCTACGTCCTGGCCTTCCAGGCCGTGCCCCGCGCCCTGCTCACCCTGGTCGGCGGCACCCTCGGCGACACCTGGTCCACCCGCACCCTCATGGTGGCCTCCAGCTGGACCCGCAGCGCCCTGATGGCCGCCGTCGGCATCGCCGGACTCACCGGACACCTCACCGTGTGGATGCTGTGCGCGGCGGCCGCCGCGTTCGGCGCCGTCGACGCCTTCTTCCAGCCCGCCCGCGTCTCCATCCTGCCGTCGGTCGTCGACAAGGAACTGCTCGCCCCGGCCAACGCCCTGCTCGGCGCCGGCGCGCGCACCGCCGCCGTCCTCGGCCCCGCCGTCGGCGGTGTCGTCATCGCCCTCACCGAGGCGCCGGTCGCCTTCCTCGTCGACGCCGTCTGCTTCGCGCTGTGCGGACTGTGCGTCGCCCGCATCCGCACCCGCCCCCGGCCCGACACGCCCAAGGCCGCGCCGGAGGAGAAGGGGCCCTCCCTCGGCGCCCGCATCCGCGAAGGCGTCACCTTCACTCTGCGCGACCCGCGTCTGCGCACCATCGTCGCCCTCGACACCGCGGTCAACTTCTGTTACGCGGGCCCCTTCACGGTCGGCTTCGCCACCCTCGCCGACCAGGTGCTGCGCGGCGGCTCGGCCACCCTCGGCGTCCTCAACGGCGCCCTGGCCGGTGGCGCGGTCCTCGGCACCCTCGTCGGCGGGGCGGTCGGCGGACGGCCCCGCGTCGGCCTCCTGGTCGCCGGACTCGCCGGCTGGCTGGGCGCCGGAATGGCCGTCCTCGGCCTCGCCCAGAGCACCCCGGTCGTCATCGCGACCGTCCTCACCATGGGCTTCGCCATCGGCTACCAGGGCGTGTTCGGACTGAGCTGGATCCAGCGCAACATCCCGCAGGACGTCCTCACCCGCGTCGTCTCCGTCGACATGGTCCTCGGCTACGCCGCCGCCCCCCTGTCGCTGATCCTGTGCGGCGCCCTGGCCGGGACGGGACACCTCGCCCTGTTCGGGGTCGTGGCCGCGGTCCTCGCGGTCACCGGGCTCGCGGTGCTCGGATCCCGGGCGGTGCGGGAGATGCGCTGA
- a CDS encoding LuxR C-terminal-related transcriptional regulator yields MGAPVPVSVVALDPVLEAGIRATLLVRPELTVCEPADARVAVLTVDRLGPAELDMVRTTRTQPHRPAVVLVAGALASGDVLHALAAGARGLLLRREADASRLAHAVLAAARDDCTLPPGLLEELLDQPEAPVRGSGGGWSEGMLSERERSVLRLVADGHETAEIAQRLAYSPRTVTTVVHDITQRFRLRNRAHAVAYALRAGLL; encoded by the coding sequence ATGGGAGCACCCGTACCTGTCAGTGTGGTCGCACTCGACCCGGTGCTGGAGGCAGGCATCCGCGCGACCCTGCTCGTCCGGCCCGAACTGACCGTGTGCGAACCCGCCGACGCGCGGGTCGCCGTCCTCACCGTCGACCGCCTCGGCCCCGCCGAGCTGGACATGGTGCGCACCACCCGCACCCAGCCCCACCGCCCCGCCGTCGTCCTGGTCGCGGGCGCCCTCGCCTCCGGAGACGTCCTGCATGCCCTTGCCGCCGGCGCCCGGGGCCTGTTGCTGCGCCGCGAGGCCGACGCCTCCCGCCTCGCCCACGCGGTGCTGGCGGCCGCGCGCGACGACTGCACCCTGCCACCCGGCCTGCTGGAGGAGCTGCTGGACCAACCGGAAGCTCCCGTGCGCGGCTCCGGCGGCGGCTGGAGCGAGGGCATGCTGTCCGAGCGGGAACGGTCGGTGCTGCGCCTGGTGGCGGACGGCCACGAGACGGCGGAGATCGCCCAGCGGCTCGCCTACTCGCCCCGCACCGTCACCACCGTCGTGCACGACATCACCCAGCGCTTCCGGCTGCGCAACCGCGCCCACGCGGTCGCCTACGCGCTCCGGGCGGGCCTGCTGTGA
- a CDS encoding type 2 lanthipeptide synthetase LanM family protein → MTDTANLPTSRSTGLPAAWWAPALTLTERLAAPGLPGPAAAAGAAGPLPWAVGDAEGFALRLDRLGVGGATAAALAAEPAERLAERAGEPDWASYAEEVLAAAPEGLPEAGVGGEGPDVFAPVVHPLVATAAARLADRTAGVPDAEATVWRDAFTRRLTHQLVRLAARTLTQELHRARRSGCLAGAGPRERFASFVAAAGTRRGLSDLFTAYPVLARMLSRTALDATEAVAELVARFRSDRADVVAALLDGRTPGRLVRVDLGRGDAHQGNRSVAILHFADGRRLVHKPRPLDQHALLDDLVSWLNAKVPGLGLRTPRTLRRKSHGWLEFVEHRWCSSVTETDAFYRRQGALLALLYAVDGADMHYENVIAYGDQPVLVDAETLLHTGLGQALTAGADPAAEALAASVHRTCLLPHLLIGEHGALDISALGRDTDGTFPSEGLRWEDSGLDTMRAVRGPLASPAAQNHPLPHGASLSVTDHTAALLEGFRAAYAAIVAHRDELVGEDGPLTRWGDRPARLIVRATRLYATLLEESTHPALLGNALAREGVFAVLWSESAQDPARERLTEHETAALWRGDVPFFTHRPTGTAVIADDGSCVPDILPVAAVTAVREKIGRMDEVDCLDQEWVISATLAVRGASSPLVRPRSELAPAPVPPVAPDPSRLLAAACGIADEIAARAVRGGTRTNWIGLERVSGDHWAVLPMGAGLAQGYCGVALFLAHTEALTGSGRYGAAAREAVRPLPALLKALAEDPELSEAAGPGAYDGLGGIVYALVRLAGLLDEGLEACLPDALTALGHAAAACADSGLAQGRAGALAASVAAYEATGDPAALRLADQVADLLPQARREGPVTPAVAGSDLPSSAGFADGAAGIAWALRRYAGHRPECAARAERSAVALLDSGAHHGDPADLSWSHGLAGRAVAGLPNPVEPPDDASLFEASVRLADAPIGPDLSLAQGVLGRLEALTVLAGQGDSTARSALRRHTGHVLALVEAQGHRCATPDHVPSPGLMTGLAGIGYGLLRLAHPGTVPSVLLLHHPDH, encoded by the coding sequence GTGACCGACACCGCCAACCTCCCGACCTCCCGGAGCACCGGACTCCCCGCCGCCTGGTGGGCCCCGGCGCTGACCCTCACAGAGCGGCTCGCCGCCCCCGGGCTCCCCGGGCCGGCCGCCGCGGCCGGCGCCGCCGGGCCGCTGCCCTGGGCGGTCGGCGACGCGGAGGGCTTCGCCCTCCGGCTGGACCGGCTGGGTGTGGGCGGTGCCACGGCGGCGGCCCTGGCTGCCGAGCCCGCGGAGCGTCTGGCGGAGCGGGCCGGCGAGCCCGACTGGGCGTCGTACGCGGAGGAGGTGCTGGCCGCGGCGCCCGAAGGGCTGCCGGAGGCCGGGGTCGGCGGCGAGGGTCCCGACGTGTTCGCGCCGGTCGTGCACCCCCTGGTCGCCACGGCCGCCGCCCGCCTCGCGGACCGGACGGCCGGCGTCCCGGACGCCGAGGCCACCGTGTGGCGGGACGCGTTCACCCGCCGTCTGACCCACCAGCTGGTCCGGCTCGCCGCCCGCACGCTGACCCAGGAGCTGCACCGGGCCCGGCGCTCCGGGTGCCTGGCGGGCGCCGGCCCGCGCGAGCGGTTCGCCTCCTTCGTCGCGGCGGCCGGCACCCGGCGCGGGCTGTCGGACCTGTTCACCGCCTACCCGGTCCTGGCGCGGATGCTGAGCCGGACCGCGCTGGACGCGACGGAGGCCGTGGCCGAACTCGTCGCCCGCTTCCGGTCCGACCGCGCGGACGTGGTCGCCGCTCTCCTCGACGGCCGGACGCCGGGCCGGCTGGTCCGCGTCGACCTCGGCCGCGGCGACGCCCACCAGGGGAACCGGTCGGTGGCGATCCTGCACTTCGCGGACGGCCGCCGCCTCGTCCACAAGCCCCGTCCGCTCGACCAGCACGCCCTCCTCGACGACCTGGTCTCCTGGCTCAACGCGAAGGTCCCCGGTCTGGGACTGCGCACCCCGCGCACGCTGCGCCGGAAGTCCCACGGCTGGCTGGAGTTCGTCGAGCACCGCTGGTGCTCCTCGGTGACGGAGACCGACGCCTTCTACCGCCGCCAAGGCGCCCTGCTGGCTCTGCTGTACGCGGTGGACGGCGCCGACATGCACTATGAGAACGTCATCGCGTACGGTGACCAGCCGGTCCTGGTGGACGCCGAGACGCTGCTGCACACCGGTCTCGGCCAGGCGCTCACGGCGGGCGCCGACCCGGCGGCGGAAGCGCTGGCCGCCTCCGTCCACCGCACCTGCCTGCTCCCGCACCTGCTCATCGGGGAGCACGGCGCGCTGGACATCTCCGCGCTCGGCCGGGACACCGACGGCACCTTCCCCAGCGAAGGGCTGCGCTGGGAGGACAGCGGACTGGACACGATGCGGGCGGTGCGCGGGCCGCTGGCCAGCCCCGCCGCCCAGAACCACCCGTTGCCGCACGGCGCTTCTCTCTCCGTCACGGACCACACGGCGGCCCTGCTGGAGGGGTTCCGCGCCGCCTACGCGGCGATCGTCGCCCACCGCGATGAACTGGTCGGCGAGGACGGCCCGTTGACCCGCTGGGGTGACCGTCCGGCCCGGCTCATCGTCCGCGCGACCCGGCTGTACGCCACCCTGCTCGAGGAGTCCACCCACCCCGCGCTGCTGGGCAACGCCCTGGCCCGGGAAGGGGTGTTCGCGGTGCTGTGGTCGGAGTCCGCGCAGGACCCGGCGCGCGAGCGGCTCACCGAGCACGAGACGGCGGCGCTGTGGCGCGGTGACGTCCCCTTCTTCACCCACCGGCCCACCGGCACGGCGGTGATCGCCGACGACGGTTCCTGCGTGCCCGACATCCTGCCGGTGGCCGCCGTGACCGCGGTGCGCGAGAAGATCGGCCGCATGGACGAGGTCGACTGCCTCGACCAGGAGTGGGTCATCTCGGCCACCCTCGCGGTGCGCGGGGCGAGTTCCCCGCTGGTCCGTCCCCGGTCGGAGCTCGCGCCGGCGCCCGTGCCGCCGGTGGCGCCGGACCCGTCCCGGCTGCTGGCCGCCGCCTGCGGGATCGCCGACGAGATCGCGGCCCGCGCGGTCCGCGGCGGCACCCGCACCAACTGGATCGGTCTGGAGCGGGTGTCGGGCGACCACTGGGCCGTCCTGCCGATGGGGGCGGGCCTGGCCCAGGGCTACTGCGGAGTCGCCCTGTTCCTCGCCCACACCGAGGCGCTCACCGGCTCGGGACGCTACGGCGCGGCGGCCCGCGAGGCGGTGCGTCCGCTACCGGCCCTGCTCAAGGCGCTCGCCGAGGACCCCGAGCTGAGCGAGGCCGCCGGCCCCGGCGCCTACGACGGACTCGGCGGGATCGTGTACGCCCTGGTCCGGCTGGCGGGGCTCCTCGACGAGGGACTGGAGGCGTGTCTGCCGGACGCGCTCACCGCTCTGGGGCACGCGGCGGCGGCCTGCGCCGACTCCGGTCTGGCCCAGGGGCGGGCGGGAGCCCTGGCCGCCTCGGTCGCCGCGTACGAGGCCACCGGTGATCCGGCGGCGCTGCGGCTGGCGGACCAGGTCGCGGACCTGCTGCCGCAGGCGCGCAGGGAAGGGCCGGTCACGCCCGCCGTGGCCGGTTCCGATCTCCCGTCGTCCGCCGGTTTCGCCGACGGCGCCGCCGGCATCGCCTGGGCGCTGCGGCGCTACGCGGGCCACCGTCCCGAGTGCGCCGCCCGCGCCGAGCGCTCGGCCGTCGCCCTGCTGGACTCCGGTGCGCACCACGGCGATCCGGCGGACCTGTCCTGGTCGCACGGGCTGGCCGGACGGGCCGTCGCCGGGCTGCCGAACCCGGTTGAACCGCCGGACGACGCGAGCCTGTTCGAAGCCTCCGTGCGGCTCGCGGACGCTCCCATCGGTCCCGACCTCAGCCTCGCGCAGGGCGTCCTCGGCCGGCTGGAGGCCCTGACCGTCCTGGCCGGGCAGGGCGACAGCACGGCCCGTTCGGCGCTGCGACGGCACACCGGTCACGTCCTCGCCCTCGTCGAGGCACAGGGCCACCGCTGCGCCACGCCCGACCACGTCCCCTCCCCCGGTCTGATGACCGGCCTGGCCGGCATCGGCTACGGACTGCTCCGCCTGGCCCACCCCGGGACCGTCCCGTCGGTCCTGCTCCTGCACCACCCGGACCACTGA